The nucleotide sequence GCCCCGTGAAATATCCGAGAGCCGCCCTTTAAAGCGCTGTCCCATTGAATTGCCCAAATTATTGATGATCTGAAATTCAATCTTGCGGGCGAGCTGATAGCGCTCAAAGGCCCTCCGGTTCAAGCCTTTCCGTAAGAGCAGGTCCTGGACATCGTTGGAGCGATTATAGAAGGCACGCAGCTTCGCTTCAAGGCCAGGAAAGGCCTCCTGCCAGCGAGAAAAGCTGGAGCGTTTAAGAATAGAGATCTTACTTTCCGTCTGAGCGGCCATACTGATGGTCCAGACTGAGGCGTCGAAAAAGTTCTCTCCGGCAAGGTCACCACCAGCGAGACTCTTCACATAGACTTTTCGCCCATTCTTCTGATAAAAGGTTTTGATCATACCATGGTTGATAAAGAACAGCTCGTCGTTCTTATCGCCCTGATGGACCAATATCTCATCTGCTTGCAGATCACGATTTTCCAGCTCATGATAAATAGCACTGAACTCCTCAGCAGTCAGTTCACGTAAGAGGTTCGACCATATCTCCAGGTAGCCGCGGACCTGGACGCCATTTTTTTCCTGTTCAATCAGCTCGGCAGATTGGATGATCTCTGTCAGCGCATTAGGGTTGATCTCATTAAAACGCTCCCTGAGCCGCTCTGCATTATAAAAGTCCCTATTATGCACACATTCAACGATCAGATCAAAGAGCTGCGAGGTTGCTCTGGCCTGATCACCTGCCATTGCGATCTGCACAATACTGGTTTCCCGGGCAGCAACGGGGTTATTTTTCAGAGGGACATTCAGTGCGGCTGCAGTGGCGCGATGTGCTTTATGCTTCCCGCCATGATTAATATATTGGATCGCCTGTTCCGCAGCCTGAACCAGTTTTTCCCTTGCTCCCCCCCTCTCTTTTTCAGAATCTGCTGTATCGGCAAGAACCTTTTTCAAGGTTGGAATTGCCTTGACCGAGCCGATTTTCCCCAGGGTTTTGCAGATAGTGGTTCGCAGCTGATACCCAGCCTTATTCCGGGCATATGCAGCCTCGTCCAGCAAGTCCGCCAAAGGGGCAACAAGGCTGCTGTCCGGTATATCACCGAGCAGGGCCACAACAGGCTCTTTGAGCTGCCTCGGCACAGAGCGTAATGCCTTGAGAAAGAAGTCTTTCTTTCCCTTTGCCTCAATCTTACTGGCAGCGCGCAAGACCTCACCCTTGACCCGAAGGTCGTCATGGTCGAGCAGGGAGGTTATGTCAGCAAAGCAGGAAGGGGATCCCAGTTCCCCCAACAACTTGATACTGTTCCTGAGCAGATACCAGTCCGTTGTCCGATACAACAAGGCCCCTAAACTGCTTTCCGCTACCGGGCCTATGTTTTCAAAGAGCTTGAGCAGGGCATCTGGTTTGCTCCGGCTCTGTTGGAGGCTTTGCGACGCAATAAGAAAATCCGCCGCTGTTTTGCCAAACAGGACAAGCAGACGGCCAGCATCTTCCCCTTTATTCTTATCGTACAGATATTCGATCAGCAGGAGCTCCATAAGGGGCTTGGTTGCCAGATCACTGATCAGCTGTTCTGCCTGGTTACGGATCTCTGCACTTGCGACGGTTAAGGCCTTGGGGCCACCAAAAATCAGCAGGGCCTTGCGAGCTGGTGCATAGCGCCCTATCTCGATCTGATAGGCGGCAAAAATAGAAAGGGCTGTAATAACCTGCCAGACCGTGTCATCGTCTTCAGAGGCGATGCTGATCGCCTGGGCAACAGCGGGCAAGAGCTTCTCTATACGCTGCCATTCGCGATGGGCAATCAGGAGTTCCAGGGTATCTGTTAAGTAACCAACAGCTTCGTTTCGAACTTCCGGTTTATCACCATGCAGCCAGGAGATCAACTGGTCCAACAGGATATCTGCCTGGCGGTCCTTTTTTTCCACAATCAGCTCCGAGAGCGTATGGGAAAACATTTTGTCAATACCGCTCGATTCGGGCTGTTGATCCGCAGATGTTGAATTTGGGCTTTGGTCTTGGGAGGTCTTCATAGGAGTCATGTTCAGCCGTGCAGCAAAATTCTTAGCCGGAATGGAGCGTGACACATTCCCCCGGCCCCGTAGGTTCCCATCAATCATACCGGAGCATAGTCAAAAACCACGCAACAGTAAACAGTCAAGACAAAGCTCTCTTTTGATCCGATTATCTCTCGACAGGCCCTATAAGGTAAAAAAAGGCTCATCTACAAATATACCATTATTTTCTTTCCTGTAAAGGCGCAATAATATCATGGTGCAAAAGTAAGCTAATGCAGGTATGAAGAGGAAGGCCTACCACATTGGAGCAGGAGCCGCTGATGGAACGCACCAGAAAGCCGCCCTTTCCCTGGATACCATAGGCCCCTGCTTTATCCAGCGGTTCGCCGGTCTGGATATAGGCGGAGAGGATGGCATCACTGCATTGAGCAAAGCAGACCTCAGTGGTCTTGCTCAGGCTCTCGCTACAGTCTCCCTGGACACAACACAGGCACAGGCCGGTGATGACCTGGTGTTTCTTCCCTTGCAGGCTACGGAGGATCTCCAGGGCATGGCTTGCATCATCGGGCTTGCCAAGAATACGGCCTTCCAGGGTGACCACCGTATCGGCGCCAATAACCCAGGAGCTGGGGTGCTGCCGGGCAATCAGCTCGGCCTTTTCCCG is from Candidatus Electrothrix sp. GW3-4 and encodes:
- a CDS encoding HEAT repeat domain-containing protein, translating into MKTSQDQSPNSTSADQQPESSGIDKMFSHTLSELIVEKKDRQADILLDQLISWLHGDKPEVRNEAVGYLTDTLELLIAHREWQRIEKLLPAVAQAISIASEDDDTVWQVITALSIFAAYQIEIGRYAPARKALLIFGGPKALTVASAEIRNQAEQLISDLATKPLMELLLIEYLYDKNKGEDAGRLLVLFGKTAADFLIASQSLQQSRSKPDALLKLFENIGPVAESSLGALLYRTTDWYLLRNSIKLLGELGSPSCFADITSLLDHDDLRVKGEVLRAASKIEAKGKKDFFLKALRSVPRQLKEPVVALLGDIPDSSLVAPLADLLDEAAYARNKAGYQLRTTICKTLGKIGSVKAIPTLKKVLADTADSEKERGGAREKLVQAAEQAIQYINHGGKHKAHRATAAALNVPLKNNPVAARETSIVQIAMAGDQARATSQLFDLIVECVHNRDFYNAERLRERFNEINPNALTEIIQSAELIEQEKNGVQVRGYLEIWSNLLRELTAEEFSAIYHELENRDLQADEILVHQGDKNDELFFINHGMIKTFYQKNGRKVYVKSLAGGDLAGENFFDASVWTISMAAQTESKISILKRSSFSRWQEAFPGLEAKLRAFYNRSNDVQDLLLRKGLNRRAFERYQLARKIEFQIINNLGNSMGQRFKGRLSDISRGGLAMKFHLSQKKHIRVLFGRKLHISIPVAGKPPELNVYGVVLSINPIEEDGNEYKLHFVFDAPMEQEALQQVLG
- a CDS encoding Maf family protein; this encodes MFQTCKPLILASASPRRQQFLIDLGLCFTSQVADIDETPLDKELPAAFAHRMAREKAELIARQHPSSWVIGADTVVTLEGRILGKPDDASHALEILRSLQGKKHQVITGLCLCCVQGDCSESLSKTTEVCFAQCSDAILSAYIQTGEPLDKAGAYGIQGKGGFLVRSISGSCSNVVGLPLHTCISLLLHHDIIAPLQERK